GGATCAAATCAGTATGAGGATCGTAAGTGAACTGTTGGATCGTTAACTGGGAGCTGGACATTATTGAGATATCTTATATAGATGTAAATTATGGTATGACAGATGTACAGTACCCTGGTGACAAAAAATTCAGGCAGGTGTATTAGATGTCAAGTCAGGTCAAACCATATCACCTCCGGTTtgtgttatatatatatatatatatatagacatatatattcatactTTTATGCAGCGATACCTACGAATAAGATCCGGTTCACCCttacatcaccttccatagTCGCCTTGGGCTTCCAGAAGACTCACAAAAGAAGGtatgggaagaaaggaagggatgccgtaggaagaggaaattcGTCCGAGAAGTTCGGCCTCGATAGCATGTAgagatcttcatcctctggGTTGGTCGGCATACACTAGGAATGCGTGATGTGAAGGACGACTTCGTCAGGAAGATGAGCGGGTTGGAACGGTCCGAATAATGCATTCTATAAGTGGTGTACTCGGATCTTGTTCAGGTTTCGGCAAACAGAGAAATCTGGTAAATTTGCCTTTTCCTTGTTTCCCGAGGTTATCAGCCTTGTATTATGTATACACTACTACACAGAGTTGAAATCTTGGATACTGAATTAGTTGATCTGGTCTGGTTGCGGTCGCTCACCATAAATCAAGTATGGTGTACAACCGCGGTCGATGCATTTCCCGCCTGCCTCGAGAGGGTACGAAAGTGGCATCGCGGGACAACGAACATGCTCACCATCCTGTTTTTATACCTCACGAGCCCAATTGCCTCTGAGCGGATGAATATGCATACTGAACCTCAGACTGTGGCTGTGCGCATCCCTTATACCCTTCTCAGACGACTTCGCTCCTTCATGCCATGCGTTCCATCATGGACAATTGGGATTGATCTGGCACAGGAGAGATGGAGCCATAATCACCGTACAGTACACCACCGGACTTACGTAACGGGTCAACTACAACGCGTTTTTGGTTTCTCTGAATGTCGGTTAGCTTCGCTCAAGACGTGCAGACGTCTCTCTCTACCTGCACTCACTATATCCTCATCGAAATCTCTTCACAgcatctcaacatcaatcccCACCGCTACGAACACCAACACCGAACCGCGCAAGACGGTTTTATCTCCCGGGGGCTTGTATCCGAGTATTGAAGATAGGTCGAGTCTTGGAAGCTTACGTCGCTGTTTCGTCAACTTGTCCAAGTTGTTTGAAGTTGATGGAAACATAGCACTGcttgtacagtacagtgaGTGGCCAGATTTAGCGAATACTGATGTCGTCTCTACACATATTCAAAAGGGGAACAGCTGACCTATTCTCTTTGCTAGACTTAAACTTCCCTCTTCACACGACCCcctacatcctcttccaccatgCCCTCCTCATTACCCAGAATGATCCTTTCCCCGATCCTTCGACTCCTCCGACTGTCCGTTCCCGTCTCAGGCTCGATCCCCAACTCTACCACACCCGCATCGTTCCTGACTCCCATATACCTCGCCCTCATCGCTTCATTGCAGAGATTAGACCTTTCTCGTGATCCTAGGAAAACACTACACAAACTATCCAAACATAAATTCACCATAATGAATACTCTCCCTCAACTGTTCATGTTGATCTGTGCCATCCATTCATTATGGATAATGCACTCTTACATCCTCAAATTACTCATCCCACTCGCATACATCACAGCAGTGATCTTACCTATAACTGGCCAATTCGTTTGGCCAGCTACACCAGTATTCTGTTGGTTATTGCTTTTCTTCACTGCAcgatatatatcatcagcgtCCCGACCTACCATCCACGTAGCTCTCTTACCGGCATTGGAGAGTGTACTGTACGGAGCGAATATATCGGATCTACAAACGAGATATACCAATCCCATATTAGATGTAATTGCCTGGTTACCCTATGGAGTCATCCATTTCTCAATACCTTTCGTGGTAGCGTTGGTTTTATGGATGCTCGGCCCAAGAGGTGCTGTTCAGTTTTGGGGATTGGCTTTTGGTTGGATGAATTTGTTGGGTGTTTTTACACAGTTGGTATTTCCCGCTGCTGCGCCATGTAAGTGAACAATTTACTCAGCTATCCTGCTATATGACTGCTAGACTCACATCATAATTCACTCTGCCGAGAATCCTGTAACATTGCTCATCACTATTACCCCGCAGGGTACGAGATCATCCACGGCCTCACACCCGCCGACTACTCTATGCCCGGTTCACCAGGTGGTCTCCTTCGTATCGATCGAGTCTTCCATTCAAGTGGATATACCAATACGTTCGGTAATGCTCCATTGGTATTCGGTGCGGTACCTTCTCTGCACTCAGGATGCGCAGTGATGGAAGCCCTTTTCCTATCGCACTTTTTCCCAACCTTCAAACCTTTCTATTGGGGATATGTAGGTGTATTATGGTGGGCGACAATGTACCTGTCTCATCATTATCTGATTGACGTAACTGCAGGAGCATGTTTGAGTATATTGGTATTTTACCTTACCATGCCTCTTGGATTTAAAGATGTAGATCAAATCAATTGGACAAATAACGAAAGTGTACAAGggtatgagatgatcaatcaaggTGGACCTCaaagagtgaaagaggaattggatcTAGATGAGGAAATtaggaaattggaagaatcaATTGATATGGATGGAGATGATATAGCgagaaatgatgaagaatcgaaAGTACGTGGGATAGAAAATGATACTACCTTCCCAGGTAAATTAACAGAGGAACCCGCtgcaagtggaagtggaaatggaGCAAAGGATACTGCGGGTCAAGAGAAACCGAAGATCAAAAAGAAACGATCTGTCAGCTGGGGAGAGACAAAAGTACTGGGTGAATCTGCAGGTGGAGATATCAGTGATCAATTAGGAGAGAATGCGAAGAAAGAGACGGTCTGATCATGATTGTGACTATGATCATCATATGGACttttggtgatttggtatcAGTATATAGATGAATACAACAAAGCTTAGAGAAGTAATTCtatatgatacgatatgaaGTGCATATGCATGTtcacatatcaatcaagaaCAAACCTAATATCTACCTATAATCCTTCCATCACTGGTTGCCACCCCACCTTGAACAGGTTGATTTGACCATCTAGAAATTAAACCCATTGCTCTGGACCTTCTCACTAATTTACCTATCTTTCTCTGATTCTTCCACGTCAAACCAGTCTCGGCTCTAGATTTGATTTTACCCATTGGATTGACAAACTGCAGTGCGAAATGAGGATTGAGATCGTATTCTAATGGAGAGGTCTGGGAGAGGTGGAATGGATCGATCTTGGTTGCTATCTTTTTGGAAGGTCCTAGGAGGGGAGCTTTGGCGTAGGGTCGAGGTTCCGGGTAaagtgaggaggaagttaGGGAATGAGGTGGGGCGTACTGGTAGATCAGAAAAATTGGAGTTAGATGATTATAGCTTCAGTTTGTTGACACTGCAAGATACTTACCGAGCCAGCTCTGAAtgccttcctcttctcatccgCCTCTGTCCTGACTCTGCTAGTCATACTATCGAATAATCGTCTGGTAGCTTCATCGGCAGAAGCGGAAGACAATACAGAAGCCAAAGAGTCTCTCGCGGAAGTACTTGGACCAGCACCCGTCGGTGCACGATGAGCAAGGGAGGTGTGAAGTAGTCGGATTGAGAGTGGTGGCCGTACCATATTGACTGGGTTGATTGCTCGTTTTGATATGCAGGATGTTTAGATGCCTTGCGGGATAGTAGTTGTGGATGTTTTCGACTTGACATGCACATCCCAGCGAAAAGTCGAAAGTATCCTTCCTTGCATGTGTTGTTTTATCAAAGTTACCCATTTAACGGTGTCCGCTGCAATACCTCGCGGAGACCCCCCACCTCGAATAACAATTTCAACATTTAGACAAAAATACACCATAACACAACCATTCTCTATTTTCTTGAGGTATTTTGCATCTACCTAGCACAGTTGGAAAACATCTCAAAATGGCTAAAGCCCCCTCAGCGCAAGCGGGACCCTCAAGGCCCAACGGCGGTAGACCTCTCAAGCCGATACATAAGACAGTCGATCTGCTGAGAAGTAATGAGGGAGCTAAGAGGAAAGGCAAGgggaaggaaaaagaagttCTGGGAGACGGTGTGATGGGCTTAGTTGACGGTGAGTGTAGCTCAAAGGCATCTAGGCAGCTGTCTCCCACTGTGATGCTGCTCAGCTGAGACCATATTTGCATAGATGTCAAGCGATTACCTGGCATGATCCAGGTTGAGAAGTTCGCAGAGGTATGTAGCTGGTGAAAAGTGTATGAAATATAAGCAGCTAATGTGCATGGACAGACGAGAGCGCTGGAGATTCATGCTTTTCAGACGGCCATCAAAGTAGCTGCGTGAGCTTTTTTCTATTTCCACCGATGAAGGTCGACAAGCTGACATGCGCCTGCTTGTTCCGATGATAGAGCTCAAGGCAGTACTCGAGCATTTCAATCgcttcctcgtcatcttcgaaGAAGAGCAGCAAGTCACAATCCCCGTCGAGTACCCAAGAGACTCCGATCAAAAGCAGCCGCAGAGGTGAGCTAGGCCTTGATCGATCTTTGGATGTGTAGCTGACGCCAGACCCATCGATAGATCGATTCTGGAGACACTATATCCAAGAAACACCGTAAGATCGCCCGACTTCGACGAAAAGGTACTCTTCGagatcatctttctcgaACGGAGCAATTCGCATTGAGACAGAAAAACAAAACGTGGTTACCTACTCATATGTGGCATGCTAAGCGATATCACATGACGAATCTTTGGGGATACAGATTACCTCTTACGCCTACGTTGAAATCCTTTAGACCTGCATACAGAgctggaagaaggaaagtaaTAGGGTTCGATACGAGTTATTATGGAGTTATAGAATTTGAAGGTTCACGGGAGGAGATTATTAGCGTACTAGGTAGAATGAGTGGAGGCAGGTTTGCTGGATCAAAGTAAGCTATGCCTCCTTCCGCGTATAACACTCGCATCGGTGAAACTGATAGCTCTGAGTAggtatgaagatggatccCGCGTAGCCAATATACTATTGTACCATTTCGATTCTTTCCCTACGAACCTCATTGGTCCAGCTGAAGTCATCTGGCAGACTCCTTCACCAGATGTTGATCAAAAAATCCGAGTATGGCTTCGacttcatccatctataTTCAACGAAACTTGGGATACGTTGAAAATAACCACTGCGCAACTGCAGCAAAGTGGTTCATCTAGTATCGGAGATTTGCAGATAAGAGACTTGAGAGGAGATATAAACTCGATTGACCTCATTGGACCCAAGTCAGGAAAGGTCTTACGAAGGGTATTGAGGTTGTgtagagatgagaagggagtCAAGAGTAAAGTAAGCTGTCGTCTGCAGGCGGTTCCGCATCAAGCTTACAATGTTCATAGTTCTTCGAAAGCCTCAGAGATCTGGATGATCCCGCTCAACTGACAGAAGGGATAGTTGTAGGACTGAAAGTACATGATCCCAGGCTGAAGTGAGTACCTGGTACCGAACCTCGCTCGATTTCCAATACGGCACCCGCTGACTGATATCTGTGCAGCTTTCCCCCTCGTCTTTCACCGAAAAGTACAGACAtgatcgaagaggaaatctTGCGATCGAATCATCTCCAGCCCTCACCTGATCTTGCTCAGAGTACGCTCTGGGACAGTAACGTCAGGGAAGATCTGTCCAAAGCGGCATACACGAAATATCAACTGGACGCTAGACGTCACCTAGTAAGTGGTGGCTGAAAATTGTGCCTTCAACAAAGGTTGACGTAATGTACATTTCTAGTTAGGATTGCCTGGTACCAAGCTACGACCTTCATCAACTGACGATCGACTTCCTATCATATTATTTCAACGATCCATCTCAGCTCCGTCTAATCCTTCCGAAGGATTTCACGgcttcaccattcttctgCCTCCCGGTACATGGACACAAtatctcctctcttcccttgTCTACTCTGGTGTATTGTTTGGTGGATTGAGAGAACGAGCTGTACAGTATCGAGAAGCGGGAGTGTCCTCGTTTCCCGAACATTACGGTCAGAGCTGCAAAGCCGGTAGGgaatgggagatgaagaagggcGGTAAGGAGAAAGAAACGTTTGATAGGAAACCACCGGGGAAGAGACCTGAATTTGGGTTGATCGGTACAGAGGATCCTTGGATCCCTGactggaagaaggtgatggtgagttgttTCTTTGAAGTCTCCATTGAATTGTGGTGGGCTAATGATTTACCTCCGGTGTAGAGCAATCAATCCAGTGAAGAGTCCTCCCTCAACGGATCCGGATCCGGTGCTGCAAGTAAACCATGGCTCTTACCATCTCCTTTCACTTCGCATCTTACACCAAACCTCGATTCTATGAATTTGCTCAGAATGCTTAATGCCTTCCGTAACCAGCGCTCGTTGATCCCTCTATCATCTGAAAAGGGTCGACATTTGTTCGATTCAGCGCTGGTACATGTCGAAGTCAACATACTGGGCAGAGGCTCGCCGGGAGATATGGCTATATTATGTACACTGCCGAAAGGAGAAAGAGTGAAATGGATAGAAGCGTACGAAAAAGGAGATCAAGTAGAGTCGGGACAATTGAGTGATTTACATCAAGTAAGATACCACCTCGGCCTCACCAATCATTCGCCCTGTAGTTGAAGTATGACGAGCTGATTTGGGTTTGGATAGCTTGGAGAGATTTTACCGTCTCAGGATAGCGTAACTGGATATACGACTACTGGGAATTTCTCTCTATCCCGAGGACAAGGATATGCATTAGGAGCTATCACACTTAAATCGTATATCTATCTTCTTAAGACTGCTGGACCTGGAGAGGAATACAAGGGTGGATGGGAACAGAGGGTTCTGGTTAGGGTTAAAAATAAGGATGGGAGGTTGAGCAGGTTGGCGGAATTGAACCTGATCTTGAATTAGGTGAAATGCATATGACCAGTATCTGATGATATAGCAGCAAGGTGATTCTGTGCTACTCGATGCTGTGTTGAACCTCAAGAACGATCGGTCCAGAATCTCCGTCTCCGTCTCCGTCCTTGACTGATTCGATCATTGTGCTCCGCCGAGGACGAATTGTGTTATCAAGCATTCCGAACGTCATCGTGCGTGTTCAATGATCCGCCTGCAAGCTGTGGTCCATAGTGTACTTTTAGAACCTAACCTAATCAAGACAGGACGTTCAGAGATATATAGTCATGGAATGGAACACTATAGCAACACAGCCCTTgtcttcatcctttcatttcATCCTGTCTTGCTCACTCCGTCAAGGGATCATACTGCATTCATTCAACAATGTACAGCCTTAAGCTCCTTTGATTACTAATCTAATACATATACTGTCCGCTGAAAAGGTCCGTCAGCGACTCATGGTCATGCATACAAATAAGACAAGTGGAATTAAAGatcgtcttcgtctttcAACTCAATTGCATTACTGCTTTTGTGTCTATCAACTGAACCAAGATTGTAAATTTTACTATAGCTTTGTGTATTACACACCTCCGACAGAATTGATACTACTGtaatcttctcttctcttgtcACAAAATGTTGAataccatcaccatcgcACTTTTACCAATCTTGCTCGGTCCAGTCATCAGTGCGAGTGCCATTCCTATCTCTACTAGACAATTCTCAGACCCAGATCTCGGTCCCGCAGTCAAGATCCAACGTAAGTTTGAAAGTTGGATTTCTCATCTCTTACCGTGTAGCCAGCTAACTGTTGATTTCCATGATACT
The nucleotide sequence above comes from Kwoniella europaea PYCC6329 chromosome 1, complete sequence. Encoded proteins:
- a CDS encoding ribosomal protein S18, translating into MVRPPLSIRLLHTSLAHRAPTGAGPSTSARDSLASVLSSASADEATRRLFDSMTSRVRTEADEKRKAFRAGSYAPPHSLTSSSLYPEPRPYAKAPLLGPSKKIATKIDPFHLSQTSPLEYDLNPHFALQFVNPMGKIKSRAETGLTWKNQRKIGKLVRRSRAMGLISRWSNQPVQGGVATSDGRIIGRY